The Dioscorea cayenensis subsp. rotundata cultivar TDr96_F1 chromosome 11, TDr96_F1_v2_PseudoChromosome.rev07_lg8_w22 25.fasta, whole genome shotgun sequence genomic interval CATCGTCTGCCTACGGCCACCagcaacggattcgacgatcttctcaaccgtggccatgacaactgAGCATcgttgggagacacacccttaacttgttcttgatcttcgtgggattgtgtccatctttgatcgcCGCATCTTGGCGtacggttccaccgggtcgacgatttcatcgagaagagagtcgacgaccttctcaaccgcgcaACGGCCGCATCATCTGATGTGTCCTCACGTCGTGGCCATGTACATCGGCGGCAGACTCGATAAAGGCATCGACCatcgatggtgttgctattgtttcatcgtcggccggcggtggagacagaggcgatattattctcctctttttcgcagagtctcttcgaatgtggccgcctttggaatgaccttccgatgatgtcgtcgtcgtcgaattccgacgcctcgttcgtccgggtgcttcagttctttTCGAGGATGGCGCGGTACggttgtgaaacgtccttcGGCGCCTCCACACGGCGACAAGCCGAGAAACTCGATCGTCAATATCTCGGCATGCTCGtcaagagttgcggtgacatcttcgcccaatgtcacGGTGCGGTCACCACGGTCggagggctgccatggtcgaggGGACCccatcgttgtcgtggtagggggttgttgcaactgccggggtaggggagggcttctcggcgtcGAGGAACTGCGTCGCGGCGTGGTGCCggaagtaggagagcggcgTCCGGGCGCACGCGATAGAGGcgcctctcatccccgcctcgagcaagtggttcgggagcgatggcatccatccgtcgggttggcgccaacaaatatttctttcttgaCGTCGTCACGGAACCcatttcagaaactaacatatgtaaaccaaacaatttcagtgagatcattcattttaaactataaaaactatatatttaaacgttatagaatataattaaagcggagaacaaaaatatttaaaccaggtatgaataagagttaaacggtaaaatactaaagttaaacgctaaataaaatgtttaaacattaaagacttatgttaaacattgtccatgatttattacctcttttccatcgagcgatgacaagctcgttttcaccgtcgcttgcttccggtaagtactttcaccgtagcacaacatccttgggatcttcctgaacggactttcttccccgttccggtcagctcgtaaaaccggacgttaagcgcgaccgagcaacccttaatgtatcCCCGTATGGTCTATCTTccgcgcatctatcttgcactcgggcggccgcttgtggaatatcctccataagccacttagtGCGTCGCCCTGCGCCCACGTGCGTATCGcccatggtcggtagatcatcgacgtaatcagcgatccggttCGGAACCGaggcatgatgtatttgggaagaggactgtcaccatgaggtacaccatcgagtttgacaaaattatcttcttctccctcctcgtcgaacaagttgcacccgagtgctcttgatggagtctctgtgttctcgtagggtctttgatagataccgcccttcgaacgccgaccggttttcttcttccgaaaGACCACtcgcgtcgccatcgcaacgctgagaccaagaacgagggccacatcttgaggtcgcAAGCTTCGGcgaggctttccccgatcccgaatttattggtgcgaccatcgatacctttgcaaaaagagaatcaagaagggccctctcttggtatatggcttccaaaCTCGATGAACAGCgcaaagcggtgtccttcgaataatctcccagtgtcgaggggtcgtgttaactttcaattcagctaaggtctccacaaccggtgtcaaatagcaacgcccattaactaggttgaccgccataatcacaagctgcagacaataacaacacattcaacatgcgatATTGataaaagtttaagcggaaatataaggttttaagcagtaaactctcggttattaagcagagatataaaatgttaaagcagagacccattttgttaaagcagagcgagaatacttaaagcagagacaacaaatgttaaactcagaacatctcatttcttaaacgtcgaCCCTCGTTTGTAAAAGCGCGAACTATATCAagcgaagcggaaatgtacattatacatattacacaaatcatataatcgaaaaactattttcgatagtgtatacatacgaaaatgcaaaaacaaaaacaaaaccctagccgagaaatctcctgcagactaacaaaaacccgtAGAAATCCCCCTacgagacttcaatatcttccaacaaaaaagcgagacaaaaacaaaaccgaaaaatctttctttgtaatgtgagcagttaacataaaaccatactcaataccttagattgcaagcgatgaaatgccaactagtcacagggggacttctcctttgagatactgcgtggaaagggaaaaggcaTGAAATGCCAATTTACGGAGGCTTACCGgtgagagacaacttcggagacagccTGGAAATTGAAAAGtcgaagacgtgagttgagaaaaagcaattaaacggctccaataaattgtctctcggggttaccctactgaaaaaccccacttcctctcaaatcgccgagatggtgcTGTGCGCACGACTCctccatgcaagggcattttcgtccaaaaatttgaaactcactccgctcgcATCCGTTCTAcgggggtttgggggtttgaaaaacatagactttaaaaggagggggtttttggggattgcaaaactaacggggtgtttttggcaattttacaaacttaaagggtttttttggcaatttccactataagatttgatgatttttggttttcctatattcaaattaatataaaatataatatttggacATATAAAAGCAAGTAATGTAGGTGGGtttgagtggttagtgggtttattcataaagtatttgattttttgatccacccaagttcaaatctctcttggtgcattttttcacattttatttttaaaatttaaaaatgactaggatttcaaaattttaataaaaaaatcttatatgcaaattttagtaatttaaaatatattataacatatatgcaCATGTTATAATGTACTATATATGCTAGAGTGAAAGAACAAAAgctttttataaacaatagtttggttgtttgtagtgagAGTGATcagttttatcatattttaaaaaatatactaacttgagatgtatttttattagttgaattattcaaaatctcatatatttactattggtaataataaaaatttaaattatactatatatttttttaatatgtgtattcaattttttgttatattagcacattattcttcatttaaaataattattttgttgaattattttttttatttttatttttgttttgttttgcttttaggCTTCAGCCCCCCTACCATTGAGTCTTGGTTCCGTCCCTGCACCAAGGCATTAATCTCAGACAAAGCATACTTATAATCTAAACTAGACATACATCAAACTGTAAGGTAACACGTGATCATCTTTAATCACCATCAAACTAAAGTAGAAAGAGAACACAAGATCATGGCAAGAGACAAACATCTTCAAAAGCATTAGCTTGCGACCTAAAATAACAAGAATGGGAAATCAAGCAACTCACTGTTGAACATTTACTTGGTGAGATTGGCTGGCCTTGAAGCTCCTCTCTCTTTTGCTCCCAGCCTCTCCAAACACCACACCAAGAAGTagaagcaagagaaagaagaaagtagCTCATTGCTATTTGAAGCAAAACCAAGATGACATTGGCTGGCAATGGAAACAAAACATCACAGGAAGCTAGAAATGAGGAAAAGTTGATGAGGCATCCAAAGCTCTCATATTTTAAAGAAGTTAGATAAAGAGGATGTGGACAAGAACAAAGCCCACATCTAATATTCAATCTtaggtcactgagggtaaataaatgtcTTTTGTTATCTTGGCTCAGGTCACAAATGATTAACATATGACCTTTCATATTTGTTgagaatttggagacatacactATTACCAGTTATCTTTCTATTTACATTTTTAGTTCAGAAATTCATCTGATTCCAATATTTTTGGGCCAATAATTATACTTAATCTGGTTATGCTATCTACTtgcttttccttttcaaatgtTGACAACTCTTGTTTCAATCTTGATTAttctatttgttttaaattcaaGATTTTCAAATGTTGGATTACTTATTATTCAAGTGAGCTCATGAAGttgttttaaatcattttaaGATCGGGAGTTGTAAACCCAAGGTTGCTAAACAATCGATAAGTAATTGTTTTCCTTTGGAATTATATCTTAAGTTGTATTTGTTATCTAGACACCAAATCATGTAATTAggatatttctatattttaatcattcTTGCATTTGAACTTATGATATATCCTTAAATTGTAcatgtatttttgttaatttgttatCATTCTTCTAGTTTAAGACAAATTTTGTGACTTGCAGGCTTACTGGGTTCATACTATTTGCTATTGGGTTCAATTTGGCTAGGTCTGGGACGTGACAACCATTTGAGAAGCTCTTTCTTCATCGTTGCTTAAAACTCATTCTTTCCTACTAATTGGGAGTGCTtagaaagtaatttttttattattttttttggacatTTAAATGGTCTTAACATCATTCAGTGGTCTTTAACAAAATATTTCCATTAGCCCCTGCAAGTCTCAAGAGGTAGTTAGGTGGCTCTTCTAAGGAGGGCAGTCCACCACTTCTTTGAACTCATAAGAGCTTATGGTTCTTAACAGAGGTTTCCATTCACTTAAATGAGCCTTAAAATGTAGTGGGGAGACTCTCACTAGGAGAATTCTTTACCACTTTTTAAGCTCACATAAGCTTGTGGTCTTCAAGAGGTTTTCGCTAACCCAAGTGAATCTCAAGAGAAAGTGAGGAGGCCCTCGCTAGGAGAATAGTATACTACTGCTTCAAAATTAGCAAGAGGCTGTGGCCTTCAAAGGATTCTATTTCCAAAATGAGTCTTAAGAGGTAGTGTAGAGGAACGTTAGGAGAATAATTTTACCACTACTTAATTTGGACTCAAAGGATGTCACTCCTCGACCTATAACGCCAAAACGATGTAGGGCTTCTTAGTATCCCACTTCAAATCAATTTCAAAAGTATTCAAAACCCATGTTAGGCAAAATAATAATGTGAAACAcatcaaattttattacaaCTCAATATTGTACAAcaatacaaaagaaataaagatttttttagaaattctcAAAGGAGTTCATGTAAATATAACTAATATATTACTACTCAGGCATTATCTGGCGATGCTAGTTATgcatatgtttatttatttttaatgtatacaTCTTTATTTATAGACAAACGACACTTTGTTATCGACATTTTTGTGACATTTAGCAGTGTTTTGTATTTtaagaatataattaatatagtagcatttttttttttaaaaaaaagtagattaaaaaaatatttttaaaaaataaggcTTATTTTGTTAAcctgattttaaaaaaaataaatcagcttctctaatttttattattatttatttcttttttagattttttgtttttattttttttattattttctgttttctcttcttttctggttccttcttcttctactagtttcttctttttcatcacttcttgtttcatttaaccgaatttttttaaaaataaaataattatatattattaaaaataaataacaagaattatttgaaaaatatggctTTTTTGTGtgattcttttttaatttcactGCCACctaaacataattttattagtatgtatacataaatatttttaaattaattaaattttttttttaataatgtggtGTAAATGTAATGAGCAATGATTAATTTATATGCGTTATCCACCTCTTTAGTAGGCTATAGGCCCTTCTAGCTAAACCATTGCAccatggttttatattatttttacgcTACAAGCAAgttactcaaataaaaaaatttaaataaaataaaaaattattaaaaaaaataatacactaatctatttacaatttataaaataatatcaataatagcaatttaattttaaaagatatatacaTGTGTGCATACCAAAAAGATTTATGGCAATAAGGTGGTagccaaattaaaaataaaaatacaagaaataacactacttttcaaataatgtttgctattttatttttataataatatattataattttaaaaataaatggtttttaaaagataataaatttaagaACAAACAATACTTTTTTAAGACAAAATTTGTTAAAAACCccacaaataaactattttaataattgtaaaCAATAAAGGtcaaattgtaaataaataatttttttaaattttaaaaatgcttAATCAACAACCCAGTAAGCACATGAGTGCTAAATATGCCATGATTTGATGGTCCTAGAACTGCCCTAAGGCCATTGtgacaataaattataaaatgggGCATCTTTTTGGGAAAGtccttgtttattttattttatttgacaaTGTGGATAGTCACTACAATATTCATAAACCAGCGGTATTAACACCATTGTGAAAACAAGTGTAAGTAGTGGCAATGGATCCACCAACAACAGTTGTcgtttttattacaaaaataaataaataacaaccacCTCACtcatactttttaaatttttagtcaAATCTTCGATCTACCGCATGGTAACTAATAGTGCTACCACTCATCttaattatctttaattaattatttagatgtaattatttatttatttataaataacactgacttatctatttaatttttaaaaaatcaatatttacgAAATaacctatttatttttatttatttaaagaaacACACAAGTGATTGTCAAAATGTCAATGTCTCTTCACTTGTTTAAATAATAACCCATGAGATATACTCCTGAATTGCTTCATTATCTCCCATTTGCAGCGTCTCGAAGCTTTGCTGGAAAGCTTGAATCCTCACGGATAGCACCTTGGACGTTCCTTGGCATTGCTTCCTCAATATTTCCCAGGCCTTATAAGCTGACTTAGCTTTTGCATGTGGTCCAAGTTTGGGCCGTCCACTTCCTACTGGATCAAGCATAGCTCCTTCGAGTCTTGCTTCCTGTTATCTCTCTCCATGGCCTCATCCTGCGACTTAGTCACGCCCTTCTACACCAAATCCCACAGTTGCTGAGACCTGAAGACGGTCTTCATCCGCAAGCTCCACCTGCCATACTCCTGCCCTATGAACACCTAGATCGACGGCTAAGAGAGGTCACCGGGGTGCTGACTGCAGCCGATGAGCTACTGGTTGCCATCACcgaagctctgataccatattgATGAGGAACAATCATCGGGATTGAGAGAGAACTAGGTGTTCGATGAAATGTTTAGTGAAAACCcagtgtttgattaaatgcctgGGTGTTCACACACTCTCCACTTTCTCTCAGTCAATAATGCTCAACTCCCAACTTGCACATTCTCTACTCTGCTCTGCTTTCAGCCCTGACTCTGTCTCTCTCTTAGTCGCTCCCCTTGCCCATGCAGCGGGGGACCCGACATCGGTCCCTCCTCCTTCCCGGCGCAATCCAAGTCTTGGGCTCAAGTCGCCTCTTCCCTTCGTCAACCTTGCGACAATTCCCCTTGCATAATCCCCCATATTCTCTCCAAACTCAAAGAAAACACTTGAGCTTTCATCAAACTTGATGGTGATTCTTTGAGCGAGCACTGTCTCAAGTTCCAGGCATGCTCTTTTATGGGAAGCTTTTTCGGCAGTCCCCCCTTTCGCCGAGTCAAAGGCGATCTTCTTGCTAAATGGAGTTCCTTCGAGTGAAATTTCTATATCTGATCTTCCCAATGGCTTCCTTCTTATTCGGTGTTCTTCGCAGAAAGTAATGCAATGCCTTCTTCTTGATGGACCTTGGTCGGTCAACGGAATTATCTTGCAACTCTCGCCGTGGAAGCCGTTCTTCGAGCCCACATTTGCTAAGCTTTCCTCTGCAGCTATTTGGATACAACTTCACAACCTTCCTGTTGAGTTCTGGGAAGGAGAGACCTTGGAAGCCATTGCTAATCAGTTTGGGACCCTTCTTAAAGTTGATGAATTTACCGCTGCTCTTACCCGATCCAAATTTGCTCGCATCTGTGTTGATGTTGATCTGTCCAAACCTCTCAGTAGAGGTTTTTGGATAGGCGACGATCACCATCGAGTCTTTGTCATCGTTTTGTATGAGCGCTTACCTACCTTTTGCTATTCCTGTGGTTTGATCGGTCATGGGACCAACTCTTGTAATTCTTCTGCGACTCCCGGTGCTGCTAGACCTAATCCGTCTCGCCCAGTGTGGCAGACTGGAACTGGATCTAGTTTGGTATCAGGAGTCGAGG includes:
- the LOC120272174 gene encoding uncharacterized protein LOC120272174, whose protein sequence is MQCLLLDGPWSVNGIILQLSPWKPFFEPTFAKLSSAAIWIQLHNLPVEFWEGETLEAIANQFGTLLKVDEFTAALTRSKFARICVDVDLSKPLSRGFWIGDDHHRVFVIVLYERLPTFCYSCGLIGHGTNSCNSSATPGAARPNPSRPVWQTGTGSSLKKQSASFQGVRPPHLPLFGSSLQPPFTSSSHPNPCSHSDLVEKISAALEVEGMEEDDCQDEDFSDEDDDNEMSEEEILPDSPDDDMTLARYQTEAGT